In Leptospira levettii, the genomic window TGTAGGAACTCTTGTTTTTACTTTCCTCGTCCTAGCAGTCAGGATCCACTTCCATTTGTATGCGGGAGTGTCTCTTACTAGTATCGTTTCCTTTGACAAGTCTCCTCAGATTCTTTTTTACGCTACTAGCTTTGCACTCATGACTTTATTTTTCTTCCATTGCCTTCATTCCCTCGGTGATATCGGTGTGATGATGGCTGTCGGAGGCAATCGTTTTGGCTGTATTCTACTCCATTCTTTGTCCTTATTTTTCCTATTTTTACCAAGTTTCCTACTCGCGGTCGTCCTGAACTTGGGACTCCTTATTCCTCCACCCGACTTTGGCCTTTTTGCGGAAGTAAAATCCATTTTCACTTGTTTGGTGCTTTTTCTTTTTTTAGGAATCCTTGTCTCCTTTCCCACCGTTGGCATCAGTACCTTCATTGATCCTTACAAGTCCATACGGAGGCAAAAATAATGTTACTCCGTGTCCACAATCTCACCAAACGTTTTGGAAACGAAGAGGCAGTGAGTTCAGTCAGTTTCGATGTGAACCAGGGAGATTATGTTGCCATCATCGGTCCCTCCGGTTCCGGAAAAACAACTCTCCTTTCGATGTTAACAGGAATGTTATCTCCAACAGAAGGGGACATTTTGTACGACCAAATCAAACTCTCGCAGATTTCCAAACAGGAACTAGCGGAAATTAGAGCTCGTGACCTGGGACTCGTGTTTCAATTTTCAGAGTTAGTCGGGAACCTAACCATCAAAGAAAATATCCTACTCCCTGCTTTGTTTACTAAAAAATTTTCGAATGATGATTATATCCGTAAATGTGATTACCTCATCGATCACCTAAAATTAGGTGACATCCAAAATTCATTGCCTAGGACTTTGTCAGGGGGACAAATCCAAAAAGCAGCTATTGCTCGTTCTCTCATCAATGATCCTGCGATCCTGTTTGCGGATGAACCTTCTGGGGATTTGGATCCCGAAAATAGTTATTTAGTCCAATTATTACTCAATGAATACAATAAACGAAATCATTCGATCATACTTGTCACACATGATATGAAACTTGCTTTTGATGCCCAAACCGTTTATGAAATGAAAAACGGAAGGTTCGAACAAGTGATCAAGGGCGAGTGAAGTTTTGAATCAGGCAATTGGTGTTGATATTGGTGGTGGGAGTATCAGAGTTTCTCTCTTTAATCAAAAAGGGGAAGAACTGAAGTCCAATCACAAAAAAACACCAGACCACTTAGACAATGATTCGTTTTTATCCGTTTTAATTGATGCCATCCAACCTTTGGCAAAAGAATGTATGGGGATTGGTGTTGGTTCCCCTGGCCCACTCAATAATGAAACAGGTGTTTTGCTGAAAAGTGCCAATATGATTGGTCTAAACAACCTACCCATCAAATCTTCCTTAGAAAAAAAATTTTCTCTTCCCGTATTTTACGAAAATGATGCAAACTGTGCAGCATTAGGAGAAGCAATTTTTGGTAACTACAAAGACTGTGAGTCCCAACTGATCCTAACTTTAGGTACAGGAATTGGTGGCGGGTTTGTTTCAAATGGCAAATTGTATTCAGGGTATTTAGGCAATGGAATTGAAATTGGTCATACCACTTCTGTCATTGGTGGAGCAATTTGCGGGTGTGGAGTGAGAGGTTGTGTCGAAAGTTATTTTTCTACGATAGGATTTCTCAATCGTTATTTAGAAAAAACAAATTCCAAATTATCCAATGCTGAAGTTTTTTTCCAATTGGTAAAAAATGGAGACTCCGCGGCAAAGGAAATATTAGAATTTGGAACCACGGCACTTGCGCATGCAGTTCGCGGAGCCGTGCATCTACTCAATCCAGAGGCAGTCGTTTTTGTGGGTGGGATTACCAAGTCTTATGATTTATTTGGAAGTGCATTGGAAACAGAAATTCGCTCTTCCATCTTCCCCGTGTTAAATGAAAGATTAAAATTAGGGCCAGGTGGGAATGTATCTGGAACGTTAGGTGCAGCATCTCTAGTATTCGCAAAGGAAAAAATTTAAGATGGAAAACTGTATTTTTTGTAAAATCATAAAAGGTGAAATCCCTGCCAAAAAAGAATATGAATCTGATTCTATCTTTGTATTTCACGATATCACCCCCCAAGCGCCAATTCACCTACTCATTATTCCCAAAGTCCATATCAATAGTATGAATGAAATTTCGTCATTGGATCCAAAGGTAATCCAAGAAATCTTCCAGGTGATTCCAAAACTTGCTGAAAAAAATGGAATCCATGAAAAAGGATATCGTCTCGTCAATAACTGCGGAAGCCATGGTGGCCAAACAGTTGGACACCTCCACTTCCATCTATTAGGCGGAAGGCATTTACAATGGCCACCAGGGTAATAACACAATGAGAAAATTAATCTTTGGAATCATCGTTTCAGGCATTGCCATTTATTTTTTACAAAAAAACTTTGATATCAGTGAATTCAAACGTTTAGAAGGAAAAGTCAATTGGTGGGTATTCCCACTCCTCATCCTTTCCAACCTTTGGGCCTTTGTTCCATTTTCCATTCGTTGGTTCCATCTTTTAGAGAAAAAAATCACCTTTACCCAATCCTTCACTACTGCAATCATTGGAGTTGGATTGAATATGGTATTACCTGCGCGCGGTGGTGATTTGGTAAGACTACTCATGAACAAACGAGATTCGGATTTACCTCTCACTCATCTCTTAAGCCGAATATTTTTGGAAAAAGTAATGGATTTGGGTGCAGTGGTTGTGATAGGTGCTGGTGCTCTTTTTTATATGGGACTTGGCCAATCAAAAAATCTTAGCCTGTTACTCATATCTGCACTCGTCATCTTGGCAATGTTAGTTGGACTAATTTTAGTCAAATACTTCCTATCCACTCTTCAAAAACTTTTATTAAATATTTTTTCTCTGATCGGAAAACAATCCTTTTATGAAACAAAACTAGACCACCACCTAGTTGAATTTTCAGAATTTTTGCAAGGTGACAAACTGATCAAACCTTTGGCATATTCACTTCCTACATGGATTTTTGGTTATGCGATCACGTATTACTTAGCTGGTATGCTTATCGGTATGCCAATACGATTCCCCGAAGCCTTACTCTTTATGTTTTTAGGGGGAATGGGAGTTGCGATCCCTTCTGCACCATCTGGAATCGGAGTATTCCACGCGGCAATCATTTCAGGGTTTATCATACTCGGAAGGGACCCTGGGGAAGGGCTTGTGTATGCAACTGTTGTCCATCTAACACAGTTTCTCATCACAACATTCTTAGCTTGTTTTGCTTATCTGCACTGGCGTTTTTTGCACAAAAAAATGTTATAGATTCCATTATTTTTTGAATCAAATATTCTTTCTTTTCCACTCTAAGAGGAGATGGAAGGGAATTTATATTTCAACCAAAAATGGAAAGTTTTGTGTTTCTATATTTTAATCGTAACATTTTTCCAATGTTCTCCATCACTTATTCCAAATGATAAAAATTCGTCAAATTCCGAAAACCCATTCCTTCCATTCCTTTCTGTTAGTTTAGGAACTTACCTTTCTCCTTCGCGTTTTGATGTCTTTGCAGAAAAAAATATAGATTGGAATCGATTTTTAGGAACATGGTATGAGATCAAACGGATTGACAATCCATTCCAATCTGGACTTACCAATGTCTCTGCCGAATACTCCCTAAGAGAAGATGGGAATATACGAGTAAAAAACCAAGGAACATCCGCTAACGGTCCAATTACGATAGAAGGAGTTGCTCTTTTACCAGATCCGAATCTTGGCAAATTAAAGGTTAGTTTTTTATACCCAATTTTTTTTGGTGATTATTTGATTCTAAAGGTTGATCGTCAAGGGTACCAAACAGCCCTAATCGGTGGGCCAGAATCAAATTTTTTGTGGATTTTTGCCAGAGAAAAAACGATTCCGCAATCAATTGAAACTGAATATATACTGTATGCACAAACGATTGGTTATGATACCAACCGTTTGCAAAAATTCTAAGAATTAACCTAGCGCTTTGATCACATCCTCTGGAGCTTGCACTAATTCAACAAGTACCCCTTCACTACAAAGTGGGAACTCTTCGTTTCCTTTCGGGTGGATGAAACAAACATTATACCCCGCAGCCCCTTTTCGAATTCCGCCAGGAGTGAACCTAACACCTTGTTTGGTGAGGTATTCTACACAGGCTTCTAAATGATCAATCCAAAGGCCAATGTGATTGAGTTTTGGATCGTGTACTTTGGGACTTTTGTTTGGATCAATCGGTTGCATCAGATCAATTTCTACTTTGTAAGGGCCATTCCCCATAGAAAGGATGTCCTCATCAACATTTTCTTTTTCACTTTTGTAATCGGATACTTTTGTAAGTCCCATTACTTCAACCCAGAATTTTGATAATTTTTCTTTTGATTCTCCACCAATCGCAACTTGTTGGATTCCTAATACTTTAAATGGACGTGACATATAAATTCCTCTATCAATAGAACAATAAAGATTTCTTCTTCACCAATGTAAAAAACTTACCTCTGGAAGAAACTTATTTTTCAAATGCATCCAAATCAGGAATACTGATTTTAAAAATTTAGGTAATTATTCCGCTAAAATCAGTAGTGTACTAAACTGAGAGTTTAAGATTTGGAATTTTTGTAAAAATTCTTTAATCCCTTCCTCACTCACACCACCCGAATAATCAAAATCACTCTCCAATATGAGCCGGCCATCAGCATCCATATAACTTCTTGAATACCGCATTTTCTGATTCCATTTATTGGCTAATTCGATTTTATTTTTTTTATCTGTGTTGAACGATGAATAAAATTGAATGGATGAGTCATTGCCGGAGACAAGTCCTACCTTATAATCTTGGTAGGATACGATCAGAAGTTTATCTTCATCACTCAAAATTTTATAACCTAATTCTACCAAAAGTTTTTTGAGCAAATTCTTTTCGACTTTGTAATGTAAGGTGACAGACTTAGAAGCTAATTCTGTTTCCTTTCCTTTGACTGACTGAGCACCCAAGCTAAAAAATAAAGAGAAAAACAAAAGGGATGAAACAAAAAATCTCACAAAAACCTCGGAACCTGTAGTGTTAAATTCAACGGTAAATGGAGGAAAAAAATTCCATTTTACCAATCTAATTACAAGATTTGGTATTTAATCAGAAAGAATTCAATCCATTTCTATGCAAAAATTTTGTAAAAGGAAAAAAAGTAGAATAGCCAAAGAAATTCATTTGCTTTTCCATTCACCTAGGAACTGCTAAACCATTATCCATGAAGATTTTGTTTCCTTTTTTTGTGATTTTAAGCCTCTTTTCCTTTTCCCTATTTAGTTGCAGACCAGGTCAGACAAAAACCAGAAACCATTCTAACCCAAAGATTGATTCCATCGAAACTTTTAAAAAGGAATCTAAATACCCCTACCTCTATACTGGAAAAATCAATTTAGAACATTTCATCAAATTAAAGAACGATATTGCCATACTTCACCTTACTAACGATAAACTGAAAACCAATGCATTCATTGCAGGTGCCATCCGAAAGGCTTACGAATTCGTATCCATTGATTTTACTCCCAAAAGTTTTTATGAATTGAATTTAAAAAATCATGATATCATCCCACAAGGAACCATACTCCCCACAGAGGACCAAACGTATGTTCTCATCAAAAAAAATCCCTCTTATAAAATTGAAACCAAAGAATGGGACATCAAAAAACGTATCGAGTTAAATCAACATTTTGCCTCTTTAAACATAGATATTCATGATTTGGAAACACATTTAGATA contains:
- a CDS encoding YbjN domain-containing protein, translating into MRFFVSSLLFFSLFFSLGAQSVKGKETELASKSVTLHYKVEKNLLKKLLVELGYKILSDEDKLLIVSYQDYKVGLVSGNDSSIQFYSSFNTDKKNKIELANKWNQKMRYSRSYMDADGRLILESDFDYSGGVSEEGIKEFLQKFQILNSQFSTLLILAE
- a CDS encoding histidine triad nucleotide-binding protein; the encoded protein is MENCIFCKIIKGEIPAKKEYESDSIFVFHDITPQAPIHLLIIPKVHINSMNEISSLDPKVIQEIFQVIPKLAEKNGIHEKGYRLVNNCGSHGGQTVGHLHFHLLGGRHLQWPPG
- a CDS encoding ABC transporter ATP-binding protein, producing the protein MLLRVHNLTKRFGNEEAVSSVSFDVNQGDYVAIIGPSGSGKTTLLSMLTGMLSPTEGDILYDQIKLSQISKQELAEIRARDLGLVFQFSELVGNLTIKENILLPALFTKKFSNDDYIRKCDYLIDHLKLGDIQNSLPRTLSGGQIQKAAIARSLINDPAILFADEPSGDLDPENSYLVQLLLNEYNKRNHSIILVTHDMKLAFDAQTVYEMKNGRFEQVIKGE
- a CDS encoding lysylphosphatidylglycerol synthase transmembrane domain-containing protein, yielding MRKLIFGIIVSGIAIYFLQKNFDISEFKRLEGKVNWWVFPLLILSNLWAFVPFSIRWFHLLEKKITFTQSFTTAIIGVGLNMVLPARGGDLVRLLMNKRDSDLPLTHLLSRIFLEKVMDLGAVVVIGAGALFYMGLGQSKNLSLLLISALVILAMLVGLILVKYFLSTLQKLLLNIFSLIGKQSFYETKLDHHLVEFSEFLQGDKLIKPLAYSLPTWIFGYAITYYLAGMLIGMPIRFPEALLFMFLGGMGVAIPSAPSGIGVFHAAIISGFIILGRDPGEGLVYATVVHLTQFLITTFLACFAYLHWRFLHKKML
- a CDS encoding VOC family protein gives rise to the protein MSRPFKVLGIQQVAIGGESKEKLSKFWVEVMGLTKVSDYKSEKENVDEDILSMGNGPYKVEIDLMQPIDPNKSPKVHDPKLNHIGLWIDHLEACVEYLTKQGVRFTPGGIRKGAAGYNVCFIHPKGNEEFPLCSEGVLVELVQAPEDVIKALG
- a CDS encoding ROK family protein, yielding MNQAIGVDIGGGSIRVSLFNQKGEELKSNHKKTPDHLDNDSFLSVLIDAIQPLAKECMGIGVGSPGPLNNETGVLLKSANMIGLNNLPIKSSLEKKFSLPVFYENDANCAALGEAIFGNYKDCESQLILTLGTGIGGGFVSNGKLYSGYLGNGIEIGHTTSVIGGAICGCGVRGCVESYFSTIGFLNRYLEKTNSKLSNAEVFFQLVKNGDSAAKEILEFGTTALAHAVRGAVHLLNPEAVVFVGGITKSYDLFGSALETEIRSSIFPVLNERLKLGPGGNVSGTLGAASLVFAKEKI
- a CDS encoding lipocalin family protein, yielding MEGNLYFNQKWKVLCFYILIVTFFQCSPSLIPNDKNSSNSENPFLPFLSVSLGTYLSPSRFDVFAEKNIDWNRFLGTWYEIKRIDNPFQSGLTNVSAEYSLREDGNIRVKNQGTSANGPITIEGVALLPDPNLGKLKVSFLYPIFFGDYLILKVDRQGYQTALIGGPESNFLWIFAREKTIPQSIETEYILYAQTIGYDTNRLQKF
- a CDS encoding ABC transporter permease, which produces MPISNTSYFPILVGKKESYANSVLEVIQLTYISFALRLLVRDRLYSLAYGLVGTLVFTFLVLAVRIHFHLYAGVSLTSIVSFDKSPQILFYATSFALMTLFFFHCLHSLGDIGVMMAVGGNRFGCILLHSLSLFFLFLPSFLLAVVLNLGLLIPPPDFGLFAEVKSIFTCLVLFLFLGILVSFPTVGISTFIDPYKSIRRQK